Proteins from a single region of Segatella copri:
- a CDS encoding cation:proton antiporter has translation MAEIPFLVKDLALILMVAGIVTLIFKRLKQPLVLGYIMAGFLVSPHMSYTMSVVDETDIQTWADIGVIFTLFSLGLDFSFKKIVKMGASPIIATVVIVFCMMMLGISVGHGFGWGRMDCIFLGGMLAMSSTTIIYKAFDDMRLRTQKFASMVMSVLILEDILAIVMMVMLSAIASGSSPDGGQMLASIVKIGFFLGVWFIVGIFAIPWFLRSVRKLINAETLLIVSLGLCCGMAVLSTKVGFSSAFGAFVMGSILAETIEAEKIIKLVEPVKNLFGAIFFVSVGMLVDPKILVEYAVPILALVGTILVGQAIFGTFGFMLGGESLKSAMRCGFSMAQIGEFSFIIASLGLSLGVISKFLYPVVVAVSVITTFLTPYMIRLATPTYQVMEKHLPDKLIHILNHFAMSHPQTQQQSKWKSLIRQMLVNTTAYSILSAAVIALMFTFVLPLMRNLLPGWHLHWYANAITGLLTVLFISPFLRAIVMKKNHSAEWKRLWVESSINRVPLLFTVFVRFMIALAFIFYIINFLSRFTNALIVCIGAAVVMLMLASRHIKKRSIVMERVFVHNLRSRDIAAQVNGEKRPLYEGRLLDRDIHISEFEVPEDSSWTGKSLRELHLRQRFGVDLSSIHRGSHRLNIPNGDMIIFPGDKLQVIGNDDQLQKFNIALQSDLLPEEAEIEKREMKLSQLIISSSSEFLGKTLIESGIRDRYNCMVVGLEEGRENLTHVSPTRVFKKGDIIWIVGEEADLKRIKN, from the coding sequence ATGGCTGAAATTCCATTCTTAGTAAAAGACCTTGCCCTCATCCTGATGGTAGCAGGCATCGTAACCCTCATCTTCAAGAGGCTCAAGCAGCCGCTGGTGCTGGGATACATCATGGCGGGATTCCTGGTTTCGCCACACATGTCCTACACCATGTCGGTAGTCGACGAGACGGATATCCAGACCTGGGCCGACATCGGTGTCATCTTCACCCTCTTCTCGCTCGGTCTCGACTTCTCGTTCAAGAAAATCGTGAAGATGGGTGCCTCTCCCATCATCGCCACCGTGGTCATCGTGTTCTGCATGATGATGCTGGGCATCAGCGTAGGCCACGGCTTCGGCTGGGGAAGGATGGACTGCATCTTCCTGGGCGGTATGCTCGCCATGAGCTCCACCACTATTATATATAAGGCTTTCGATGATATGCGGCTGCGCACCCAGAAGTTTGCCTCGATGGTGATGAGCGTGCTGATACTGGAAGATATCCTGGCTATCGTGATGATGGTGATGCTGTCGGCGATAGCGAGCGGAAGCAGTCCCGACGGCGGGCAGATGCTTGCCTCTATCGTGAAGATAGGCTTCTTCCTGGGCGTATGGTTTATCGTGGGCATCTTCGCCATTCCGTGGTTCCTGCGTTCGGTGAGGAAACTCATCAATGCCGAAACCCTGCTCATCGTTTCGCTGGGTCTGTGCTGCGGCATGGCGGTACTGAGCACCAAGGTGGGGTTCAGCAGCGCCTTCGGAGCCTTCGTCATGGGCAGCATACTGGCAGAAACCATTGAGGCAGAGAAGATTATCAAACTCGTAGAACCGGTAAAGAATCTCTTCGGAGCCATCTTCTTCGTATCGGTAGGTATGCTGGTAGACCCGAAGATTCTGGTAGAATATGCCGTTCCTATCCTCGCCCTGGTCGGTACGATACTGGTAGGTCAGGCGATATTCGGCACCTTCGGATTCATGCTCGGAGGCGAGTCGCTGAAGTCGGCGATGCGCTGCGGTTTCTCGATGGCTCAGATTGGTGAGTTCTCTTTCATCATCGCCTCGCTGGGTCTGTCGCTCGGCGTCATCAGCAAGTTCCTCTATCCGGTAGTGGTAGCAGTGAGCGTCATCACCACCTTCCTTACACCTTATATGATTCGTCTTGCCACACCTACCTATCAGGTGATGGAGAAACATCTGCCCGACAAGCTCATCCATATTCTGAACCATTTCGCGATGAGTCATCCCCAGACGCAGCAACAGAGCAAGTGGAAATCGCTGATCCGCCAAATGCTGGTCAACACCACCGCCTACTCCATCCTCTCGGCAGCCGTCATCGCCCTGATGTTCACCTTCGTGCTGCCACTGATGCGCAATCTGCTGCCCGGCTGGCATCTCCACTGGTATGCCAACGCCATCACCGGTCTGCTCACCGTCCTATTCATCTCACCGTTCCTGCGCGCCATTGTGATGAAGAAGAACCACAGTGCCGAGTGGAAACGCCTCTGGGTGGAGAGCAGCATCAACCGCGTGCCGCTGCTCTTTACGGTGTTCGTGCGCTTCATGATAGCACTGGCTTTCATCTTCTATATCATCAATTTCCTCTCGCGCTTTACCAATGCGCTGATTGTCTGCATCGGTGCCGCCGTGGTGATGCTGATGCTGGCATCCCGCCACATCAAGAAGCGTAGCATCGTGATGGAGCGCGTCTTCGTCCACAACCTGCGTTCGCGCGATATTGCGGCTCAGGTGAACGGCGAAAAACGGCCGCTCTACGAGGGCAGACTGCTGGACCGGGATATCCACATCAGCGAATTTGAAGTGCCTGAAGATAGCAGTTGGACTGGCAAATCGCTGCGAGAGCTGCATCTGCGCCAGCGGTTCGGTGTAGACCTGAGCAGCATTCACCGCGGCTCTCACCGGCTGAACATCCCGAACGGCGACATGATCATCTTTCCGGGCGACAAGCTGCAGGTAATCGGCAACGACGACCAGCTGCAGAAATTCAATATCGCCCTGCAGAGCGACCTGCTGCCTGAGGAGGCTGAAATAGAAAAGCGCGAGATGAAACTCAGCCAGCTCATCATCTCTTCTTCCAGCGAATTCCTGGGCAAGACGCTCATCGAAAGCGGTATCAGAGACCGGTACAACTGCATGGTTGTAGGACTGGAAGAAGGTCGTGAGAATCTGACGCACGTATCCCCTACCCGAGTCTTCAAGAAGGGAGACATCATCTGGATAGTGGGAGAAGAAGCAGATTTGAAGAGAATCAAAAATTAA
- a CDS encoding shikimate dehydrogenase family protein, protein MDKYGLIGYPLGHSFSKNYFNEKFENEGIDAQYINFEIPSIENLTEILDSNPELKGLNVTIPYKEKVISYLDVVSPEANAIGAVNVIKVEHRGEDVYLKGYNSDVIGFTKSIEPYIEPYHKKALILGTGGASKAINFGLKSLGLETIFVSRYERPGTIQYEKITPEVIQEYNVIVNCTPVGMYPHVDECPALPYEAMDSHTLLYDLIYNPDETLFMKKGKEHGATVKNGLEMLLLQAFASWDFWHQEK, encoded by the coding sequence ATGGACAAGTATGGACTCATAGGTTACCCTCTGGGACATTCGTTCTCAAAGAACTATTTCAACGAAAAGTTTGAGAACGAGGGCATCGATGCCCAATACATCAACTTCGAGATACCTTCTATCGAAAATCTTACCGAGATTCTCGACTCAAATCCTGAGCTTAAGGGTCTCAACGTCACCATTCCTTACAAGGAGAAAGTGATCAGCTATCTCGACGTGGTAAGCCCTGAGGCGAATGCTATCGGAGCCGTCAACGTGATCAAGGTGGAGCACAGAGGTGAAGATGTTTATCTGAAAGGATACAACAGCGATGTCATCGGTTTTACCAAGAGCATCGAACCTTATATCGAGCCTTATCACAAGAAGGCACTCATCCTGGGCACTGGCGGAGCTTCAAAGGCTATCAACTTCGGTCTGAAATCGCTCGGACTGGAGACGATCTTCGTGAGTCGATACGAGCGTCCGGGTACAATCCAGTACGAAAAAATCACCCCTGAGGTCATCCAGGAGTATAATGTCATCGTTAACTGCACCCCTGTGGGCATGTATCCACACGTAGACGAGTGTCCTGCGCTGCCTTACGAGGCAATGGACAGCCACACCCTGCTCTACGACCTCATCTACAATCCCGACGAAACCCTCTTCATGAAGAAGGGCAAAGAACATGGAGCCACAGTAAAGAATGGCTTGGAAATGCTCTTGTTGCAAGCCTTTGCATCATGGGATTTCTGGCACCAGGAAAAATAA
- a CDS encoding DUF5715 family protein: protein MKISKNRYLQGFGIVVLLLALVRVIFPGVAKPKTAAASDASSAEISDASAGADGNVAEDLKKDELSVMPDTAQSGKPSIFFDKDGKEVKHRIFSVPHFGNTFPDQQDVQILAATKHGVKPVQNRLEAENSKGKLVYVGNNPFFYVDKLNNSIPYLVPRASVLLQDIGRAYFDSLQIKGIPLHKIIVTSILRTKDDVAKLRTRNGNATENSCHLYGTTFDICYNRYKQIQTREQPRRQVQNDTLKWVFSEVLRDFRNKNRCYIKYEVNQGCFHITVK, encoded by the coding sequence ATGAAGATTAGTAAGAACAGATATTTACAGGGTTTTGGTATTGTGGTTTTGCTTCTGGCGCTGGTGAGAGTCATCTTCCCGGGGGTGGCAAAACCGAAAACGGCGGCTGCTTCTGATGCTTCTTCTGCTGAAATTTCTGATGCATCGGCTGGTGCTGATGGAAATGTGGCTGAGGACCTGAAGAAGGATGAACTCTCTGTTATGCCTGATACGGCACAGAGCGGCAAGCCTTCTATCTTCTTCGACAAGGATGGCAAGGAGGTGAAGCATCGCATCTTCTCGGTGCCTCATTTCGGCAATACTTTCCCCGACCAGCAGGATGTGCAGATTCTGGCGGCTACTAAGCATGGTGTGAAACCGGTACAGAACCGTCTGGAGGCGGAGAACAGCAAGGGCAAGCTGGTGTATGTGGGCAACAATCCTTTCTTTTATGTCGACAAGCTGAACAACAGTATTCCTTATCTGGTGCCTCGTGCCTCTGTGCTGCTCCAGGATATTGGTCGTGCCTATTTCGATTCGCTGCAGATCAAGGGCATTCCGCTGCATAAGATTATCGTGACGAGCATTCTGCGCACCAAGGATGATGTGGCGAAACTGCGTACCCGAAACGGTAATGCTACCGAGAATTCGTGCCATCTCTATGGTACTACCTTCGATATCTGCTACAACCGCTATAAGCAGATTCAGACTCGTGAACAGCCTCGCCGCCAGGTGCAGAATGATACCCTGAAATGGGTGTTCTCCGAGGTGCTTCGCGATTTCCGCAACAAGAACCGCTGCTATATTAAATATGAGGTGAACCAGGGGTGCTTCCATATCACCGTGAAGTAG
- a CDS encoding AIR synthase-related protein yields MMRGVSAAKEDVHNAIKNIDKGIFPQAFCKIIPDILGGDPEYCNIMHADGAGTKSSLAYMYWKETGDLSVWKGIAQDAIVMNTDDLLCVGAVDNILVSSTIGRNKMLIPGEVISAIINGTDDLLHEMREMGIGIYPTGGETADVGDLVRTIIVDSTVTCRMKRSDVINNANIRPGDVIVGLSSTGQATYEKKYNGGMGSNGLTSARHDVFAKYLAENYPESYDHAVPDELVYSGKYKLTDEVEGSPINAGELVLSPTRTYAPVIKKLLDELRPEVHGMVHCTGGAQTKVLHFVGENCKVVKDNMFPVPPLFKAIHDCSDTDWKEMYQVFNMGHRMEIYVRPEVAEKVIAISKSFNIDAQIVGHIEEGKRSLTIKSEFGTFEY; encoded by the coding sequence ATGATGCGCGGTGTTAGCGCAGCAAAGGAAGATGTTCACAACGCTATCAAGAACATCGACAAGGGTATCTTTCCACAGGCTTTCTGCAAGATCATACCTGATATCTTGGGCGGCGACCCAGAGTATTGTAACATTATGCATGCCGACGGTGCAGGTACCAAGTCGAGCTTGGCTTACATGTACTGGAAGGAGACAGGCGACCTCTCTGTATGGAAAGGTATCGCTCAAGATGCTATCGTGATGAATACCGACGACCTGCTCTGCGTAGGCGCAGTAGACAACATCCTCGTAAGCTCTACCATCGGACGCAACAAGATGCTCATCCCAGGCGAGGTAATCTCAGCTATCATCAACGGTACTGACGACCTGCTCCACGAGATGCGCGAGATGGGTATCGGCATCTATCCTACCGGCGGTGAGACTGCTGACGTAGGCGACCTGGTTCGTACTATCATCGTTGACTCTACCGTTACCTGCCGCATGAAGCGCAGCGACGTCATCAACAACGCCAACATCCGTCCAGGCGATGTCATCGTAGGTCTTTCTTCTACAGGTCAGGCTACTTACGAGAAGAAGTACAACGGCGGTATGGGCAGCAACGGACTTACTTCTGCCCGCCACGATGTATTTGCCAAGTATCTCGCAGAGAACTATCCTGAGAGCTACGACCACGCCGTGCCAGACGAGTTGGTTTACAGCGGTAAGTATAAGTTGACTGATGAGGTAGAGGGTTCACCTATCAATGCCGGAGAACTGGTACTCTCTCCTACCCGTACCTACGCTCCTGTCATCAAGAAGCTTCTCGATGAGCTCCGCCCAGAGGTTCACGGTATGGTTCACTGCACCGGTGGTGCCCAGACCAAGGTTCTTCACTTCGTAGGCGAGAACTGCAAGGTAGTGAAGGACAACATGTTCCCTGTGCCTCCACTCTTCAAGGCGATCCACGACTGCTCAGATACCGACTGGAAGGAAATGTATCAGGTATTCAACATGGGTCACCGCATGGAGATCTACGTACGTCCTGAGGTTGCCGAGAAGGTTATCGCCATCAGCAAGAGCTTCAACATCGATGCCCAGATTGTGGGTCACATCGAAGAAGGCAAGCGCAGCCTGACCATCAAGAGCGAATTCGGAACATTCGAATACTAA
- the prfA gene encoding peptide chain release factor 1 has protein sequence MDNNNILQKLEGLESRYEEVSTLITDPDVIADQPRYVKLTKEWKDLGDIMDARKRYINCLNSIKEAKDILANESDPEMKEMAREELNENEALQPKLEEEIKIALVPKDPEDAKNVQMEIRGGAGGDEAALFAGDLFNMYKKYCESKGWTVSVTSVSEGAVGGYKEIDFAVSGTDVYGTLKYESGVHRVQRVPATETQGRMHTSAATVAVLPEADKFEVNINEGDIKWDTFRSSGAGGQNVNKVESGVRLRYPWKNPNTGEVEEILIECTETRDQPKNKERALSRLYTFIHDREHQKYVDDIASRRKSLVSTGDRSAKIRTYNFPQGRVTDHRIGYTTHDLNGFLAGDIQDMIDALTVAENAEKLKETEL, from the coding sequence ATGGATAATAACAACATATTACAGAAGCTAGAAGGCTTAGAGAGCCGATACGAGGAAGTAAGCACCCTCATTACCGACCCAGATGTCATCGCCGACCAGCCACGCTACGTGAAGCTCACCAAGGAATGGAAAGACCTGGGTGACATCATGGACGCACGCAAGCGATACATCAACTGTCTGAATAGCATCAAGGAGGCAAAGGACATCCTTGCCAACGAGAGCGATCCGGAAATGAAGGAGATGGCTCGCGAAGAACTCAACGAGAACGAGGCGCTGCAGCCTAAACTCGAAGAAGAAATCAAGATTGCGCTGGTACCTAAGGACCCAGAAGACGCCAAGAACGTACAGATGGAAATCCGAGGCGGTGCCGGAGGCGACGAGGCTGCCCTCTTTGCAGGCGACCTATTTAATATGTATAAGAAATACTGCGAATCGAAGGGATGGACCGTCAGCGTGACTTCTGTTTCTGAAGGCGCAGTAGGTGGATACAAGGAAATCGACTTCGCCGTGAGCGGTACTGACGTTTACGGTACATTGAAGTACGAATCAGGTGTTCACCGTGTTCAGCGTGTGCCTGCTACTGAAACACAGGGCCGTATGCACACCTCAGCTGCTACCGTGGCCGTATTGCCAGAGGCAGACAAGTTTGAGGTGAACATCAACGAAGGAGACATCAAGTGGGATACCTTCCGAAGTTCAGGTGCCGGTGGTCAGAACGTGAACAAGGTGGAGTCTGGTGTACGTCTCCGCTACCCTTGGAAAAACCCTAACACAGGCGAGGTAGAGGAAATCCTCATCGAGTGTACCGAAACCCGTGACCAGCCAAAGAACAAGGAGCGTGCCTTGAGCCGCCTCTATACATTCATCCACGACCGTGAGCACCAGAAGTATGTTGACGATATCGCCAGCCGCCGCAAGAGCCTCGTTTCTACCGGCGACCGCAGTGCGAAGATCCGTACCTACAACTTCCCGCAGGGCCGTGTTACCGACCACCGTATCGGTTACACCACTCACGATCTCAACGGTTTCCTGGCAGGTGATATTCAGGACATGATTGATGCCCTGACCGTAGCCGAGAACGCAGAGAAGCTGAAAGAAACAGAATTGTAA
- a CDS encoding PhoH family protein: protein MIEKHIVLEDIDPVMFYGVNNAHLQMIKSLYPKLRIVARDNVIRVLGDEEEMAKVEEDIEQMRKHLLKYNMLNDEDILDIVKGKQTKADSVKGVLVYSISGRPIKSRSENQQQLIDAYEKNDMVFAVGPAGTGKTYLSIALAVKALKEKAIKKIILSRPAVEAGEKLGFLPGDMKDKIDPYLQPLYDALEDMIPAVKLQDMMEKHIIQIAPLAFMRGRTLSDAVVILDEAQNTTSQQIRMFLTRMGMNTKMIITGDLTQIDLPREQRSGLKEALKILDGVEGIGVVKLGQKDIVRHKLVTRIVNAYDKYDKERAEAREAQKAEKDNSK, encoded by the coding sequence TTGATAGAGAAACATATTGTACTCGAAGATATCGATCCAGTGATGTTCTACGGTGTGAACAATGCCCACCTGCAGATGATTAAATCGCTGTATCCTAAGTTGCGTATCGTAGCACGCGACAACGTGATTCGTGTGCTCGGCGACGAGGAGGAAATGGCAAAGGTGGAAGAGGATATTGAGCAGATGCGCAAGCACTTGCTTAAATACAACATGCTCAATGATGAAGACATCCTGGACATCGTGAAAGGAAAACAGACCAAGGCGGACAGCGTGAAAGGCGTGCTGGTATACAGCATCAGCGGCCGACCTATCAAGAGCCGCAGCGAAAACCAGCAGCAGCTGATAGATGCTTACGAGAAGAACGACATGGTATTTGCCGTGGGACCAGCCGGTACCGGTAAGACCTATCTCAGCATCGCCCTTGCCGTAAAAGCCCTCAAGGAGAAAGCCATCAAGAAAATCATCCTCTCACGACCAGCCGTAGAAGCCGGCGAAAAGCTCGGTTTCCTGCCTGGCGATATGAAAGACAAAATTGACCCATACCTCCAGCCACTCTACGATGCGCTGGAAGACATGATACCTGCCGTAAAGCTACAGGATATGATGGAAAAGCACATTATCCAGATTGCTCCGCTCGCCTTTATGCGCGGACGCACACTCAGCGATGCCGTCGTCATCCTCGACGAGGCGCAGAACACAACCTCCCAACAGATTCGCATGTTCCTCACCCGTATGGGCATGAACACCAAGATGATTATCACCGGCGACCTGACACAGATTGACCTGCCACGCGAACAGCGAAGCGGACTGAAGGAGGCGCTCAAGATTCTAGACGGCGTGGAAGGCATCGGAGTGGTGAAGCTGGGACAGAAGGATATCGTGCGCCACAAACTCGTAACCCGCATCGTCAACGCATACGACAAGTATGACAAGGAGAGAGCGGAAGCACGGGAAGCTCAGAAAGCAGAAAAAGATAATTCAAAATAA
- a CDS encoding phosphoribosylaminoimidazolesuccinocarboxamide synthase has translation MKALTKTDFHFDGQKSVYHGKVRDVYDINDDILVMVATDRISAFDVVLPKGIPFKGQVLNQIAAKFLDTTTDICPNWKLATPDPMVTVGLKCEGFRVEMIIRSILTGSAWREYQKGCREICGVKLPDGMRENQRFPEPIITPTTKADEGHDMNISKEEIIAQGIVSAEDYAVMEDYTRRIFARGQEIAAKQGLILVDTKYEFGKRDGKVYLIDEIHTPDSSRYFYADGYEEKFEKGEPQRQLSKEFVRQWLIEHNFMNEPGQTMPEITDEYAESVSDRYIELYEHITGEKFDKAAEEGDIAARIEKNVSEWLAAHK, from the coding sequence ATGAAAGCATTAACAAAGACAGATTTCCATTTTGATGGACAGAAGAGTGTTTACCACGGTAAAGTACGTGATGTGTATGACATTAACGACGACATCCTCGTGATGGTCGCTACCGACAGAATCTCAGCGTTCGACGTTGTTCTGCCTAAGGGTATCCCATTCAAAGGACAGGTGCTCAATCAGATTGCAGCTAAGTTCCTGGACACAACTACAGACATCTGTCCAAACTGGAAGTTGGCTACTCCAGACCCAATGGTTACCGTAGGTTTGAAGTGCGAAGGTTTCCGCGTGGAGATGATCATCCGTTCTATCCTCACCGGTAGTGCATGGCGCGAGTATCAGAAGGGCTGCCGCGAGATCTGCGGTGTGAAGTTGCCAGACGGTATGCGCGAGAACCAGCGTTTCCCAGAGCCTATCATCACCCCTACTACAAAGGCCGACGAGGGTCACGACATGAACATTTCTAAGGAAGAGATTATCGCCCAGGGCATTGTTAGTGCAGAGGATTACGCTGTGATGGAGGACTACACACGCCGCATCTTCGCCCGCGGTCAGGAAATCGCTGCCAAGCAGGGATTGATTCTCGTAGATACCAAGTACGAGTTCGGCAAGCGCGACGGCAAGGTTTATCTCATCGATGAGATCCACACTCCAGACTCTAGCCGCTACTTCTATGCTGACGGTTACGAGGAGAAGTTTGAGAAGGGTGAACCACAGCGCCAGCTCTCTAAGGAGTTCGTTCGCCAGTGGCTCATCGAGCACAACTTCATGAACGAACCAGGCCAGACTATGCCAGAGATTACCGACGAGTATGCAGAGAGCGTATCAGACCGCTACATCGAACTCTACGAGCACATCACCGGCGAGAAGTTTGACAAGGCTGCTGAGGAAGGCGACATCGCTGCCCGCATCGAGAAGAACGTAAGCGAGTGGCTTGCTGCACACAAGTAA
- the lpxD gene encoding UDP-3-O-(3-hydroxymyristoyl)glucosamine N-acyltransferase, with protein MEFTAAQIAQFVQGRVEGDENATVNTFAKIEEGKKGAISFLSNPKYTHFVYDTKSSIVLIDENVELDHPVSTTLIRVKNAYECVAKLLQMYESMKPKKTGIDPLAFVSPKAKVAENVYIGAFAYISDGAEVGEGSQIYPHAYIGEGVKIGKNALIYPHVTIYYGCKLGDNVTLHAGCVIGADGFGFAPGPDGYDKIPQIGIVTIEDDVEIGANTCVDRSTMGSTYVRKGVKLDNMVQIAHNTDIGANTVMSAQVGVAGSTKVGEWCMFGGQVGLAGHITIGDKVFLGAQSGVPGSLKSGQQLIGTPPMEQRAYFKSQAIFRRLPEMYKELNDLKKQIKELKKNK; from the coding sequence ATGGAATTTACCGCAGCGCAAATAGCCCAGTTCGTTCAGGGCCGTGTGGAAGGTGATGAGAACGCAACAGTCAACACCTTCGCTAAAATCGAAGAAGGCAAGAAAGGCGCTATCTCGTTCCTTTCAAACCCTAAATATACTCACTTCGTGTACGACACAAAGTCGAGCATCGTACTCATCGACGAGAACGTGGAATTGGATCATCCTGTTTCTACCACCCTCATTCGTGTGAAGAATGCATACGAGTGCGTGGCAAAGTTGCTCCAGATGTATGAATCAATGAAACCTAAGAAGACGGGTATCGATCCATTGGCTTTCGTTTCTCCAAAGGCTAAGGTGGCTGAGAACGTCTATATCGGTGCTTTCGCCTATATCAGCGATGGCGCAGAGGTGGGCGAAGGTAGTCAGATTTATCCTCACGCTTACATCGGCGAGGGTGTGAAGATTGGCAAGAATGCCCTCATCTACCCTCACGTAACCATTTATTACGGCTGTAAGCTCGGCGATAACGTGACTCTCCATGCAGGTTGCGTCATCGGTGCTGATGGCTTCGGCTTCGCTCCAGGACCTGATGGATATGACAAGATTCCTCAGATTGGTATCGTCACCATTGAGGATGATGTGGAGATTGGTGCCAACACTTGCGTTGACCGCTCTACTATGGGCTCTACCTACGTTCGCAAGGGCGTGAAGCTCGACAATATGGTTCAGATTGCTCACAACACCGACATCGGTGCCAACACCGTGATGTCTGCACAGGTGGGTGTAGCCGGCAGTACCAAGGTAGGCGAATGGTGTATGTTTGGAGGACAGGTGGGTCTCGCCGGTCACATCACCATCGGCGACAAGGTATTCCTCGGAGCACAGAGTGGTGTGCCAGGCAGCCTCAAGAGCGGCCAGCAGCTCATCGGTACTCCTCCTATGGAGCAGCGTGCTTACTTCAAGTCACAGGCCATCTTCCGTCGCCTGCCTGAGATGTACAAGGAACTCAACGACCTGAAGAAGCAGATTAAAGAATTAAAGAAAAATAAATAA
- the ubiE gene encoding bifunctional demethylmenaquinone methyltransferase/2-methoxy-6-polyprenyl-1,4-benzoquinol methylase UbiE — MYKQEQIKPYEGTGDKGKLVEEMFDNIAPTYDTLNHRLSWDIDKGWRKKAIRRLAPFSPKKMLDIATGTGDFAILAAQMLHPDQLIGADISEGMMEIGRLKVKQLGLENTISFAKEDCLNLSFQDESFDAVTAAFGIRNFQNLDQGLKEMCRVLKKGGHLCIVELTTPVSFPMKQLFSIYSNTVLPIYGKLISKDQSAYRYLNKTIEAFPQGEVMMEVFKKAGFAKAEFKRLTFGICTLYFATK; from the coding sequence ATGTATAAGCAAGAACAGATAAAGCCCTACGAGGGCACAGGAGACAAGGGCAAACTGGTAGAGGAGATGTTCGACAACATCGCCCCTACCTACGATACCCTGAACCACCGACTCTCGTGGGATATCGATAAGGGATGGCGCAAGAAGGCAATCAGGCGTCTTGCGCCCTTCTCTCCTAAAAAAATGCTCGACATCGCTACCGGTACCGGCGATTTCGCCATCCTAGCCGCCCAGATGCTACATCCCGACCAGCTAATCGGAGCAGACATCTCGGAAGGCATGATGGAGATAGGCAGACTGAAGGTAAAGCAGCTGGGACTGGAAAACACCATCTCCTTTGCCAAGGAAGACTGCCTCAACCTCTCGTTCCAGGACGAGAGCTTCGACGCAGTAACCGCAGCCTTCGGTATCAGGAACTTCCAGAACCTGGACCAGGGACTGAAGGAAATGTGCCGGGTACTGAAAAAAGGCGGACATCTCTGCATCGTAGAACTCACCACACCGGTCAGTTTCCCGATGAAGCAGCTGTTCAGCATCTACAGCAACACCGTCTTGCCGATTTATGGCAAACTCATCAGCAAAGACCAGAGCGCCTACAGATATCTCAACAAGACCATCGAGGCATTCCCTCAGGGCGAGGTCATGATGGAGGTGTTCAAAAAGGCAGGATTCGCAAAGGCAGAGTTCAAGCGACTCACCTTCGGCATCTGCACACTCTATTTCGCAACCAAATAA
- the pyrF gene encoding orotidine-5'-phosphate decarboxylase, translating to MNRKELVEQIFAKKSFLCVGLDTDINKLPKCITESEDIQGAEAEMIFRFNKAIIDATAPYCVAYKPNLAFYESRGIDGMIAFENTIKYLHSHYPNHFIIADAKRGDIGNTSKMYAQTFFEEYNIDSVTVAPYMGEDSVKPFLEYDGKWVILLALTSNKGSHDFQLTEDKEGERLFEKVLKKSQEWGNDENMMYVVGATQGKMFEDIRKVAPNHFLLVPGVGAQGGSLQEVCKYGIIKDCGLLVNSSRGIIYASNGDDFAEVAGQKAKELQEEMAAELAKLG from the coding sequence ATGAACAGAAAAGAACTCGTAGAGCAGATTTTCGCCAAGAAGAGTTTCTTGTGCGTAGGTCTTGACACAGATATCAACAAGTTGCCTAAGTGCATCACCGAGAGTGAAGACATCCAGGGCGCAGAAGCCGAAATGATATTCAGATTCAACAAGGCTATCATCGACGCAACAGCCCCATACTGTGTGGCTTACAAGCCAAACCTGGCTTTCTATGAGAGCCGCGGAATCGATGGCATGATTGCCTTCGAAAACACCATCAAGTATCTCCACAGCCACTATCCCAACCACTTCATCATCGCAGATGCCAAGCGCGGCGATATCGGCAACACCAGCAAGATGTATGCCCAGACATTCTTCGAGGAGTACAATATCGACTCTGTAACCGTAGCACCTTATATGGGTGAGGATTCAGTCAAGCCATTCCTCGAGTATGACGGCAAGTGGGTTATCCTCCTGGCACTTACCAGCAACAAGGGTAGCCACGACTTCCAGCTCACAGAGGATAAGGAGGGCGAGCGCCTCTTCGAGAAGGTTCTCAAGAAGAGCCAGGAATGGGGCAACGATGAGAACATGATGTATGTAGTAGGCGCTACACAGGGCAAGATGTTCGAAGATATCCGCAAGGTGGCTCCTAACCACTTCCTCCTCGTACCGGGCGTAGGTGCACAGGGTGGCAGCCTGCAGGAGGTTTGCAAGTATGGCATCATCAAGGACTGCGGCTTGCTCGTCAACTCTTCCCGCGGCATCATCTATGCCAGCAACGGCGATGACTTTGCTGAGGTAGCAGGTCAGAAAGCTAAGGAACTCCAGGAGGAAATGGCAGCCGAGCTTGCCAAGCTGGGCTAA